In a genomic window of Streptomyces sp. BHT-5-2:
- a CDS encoding TetR/AcrR family transcriptional regulator — MARPKEFDPETALRAAMETFRRRGYEGTSVQDLVDALGINRSSMYAAFGSKHDLYLKALERYGADERAKAETELAGGGPALPALRAFLLSYVDAALTDSERNGCLVTHGLMERVPGDPEATTRLRAALRGMEDAYSALLLQARANGELAPGTDVKRVARFLVTFTQGLRVMEKAADREYLTEAVDQALSVFRKGPMGRPRGPETALPT; from the coding sequence ATGGCCAGGCCCAAGGAGTTCGATCCGGAGACGGCGCTCCGGGCGGCGATGGAGACGTTCCGTCGCCGGGGGTACGAGGGCACGTCCGTACAGGACCTCGTGGACGCGCTGGGGATCAACCGCTCCAGTATGTACGCTGCTTTTGGCTCCAAGCACGACCTCTATTTGAAGGCCCTGGAGCGCTACGGCGCGGACGAGAGGGCCAAGGCGGAGACCGAGCTGGCCGGTGGCGGTCCGGCGCTGCCCGCGCTTCGAGCCTTCCTGCTGTCTTATGTGGACGCCGCGCTGACGGATTCGGAGCGCAACGGCTGCCTGGTCACCCATGGGCTGATGGAACGCGTTCCCGGCGACCCCGAGGCCACCACGCGGCTGCGCGCCGCGCTCCGGGGGATGGAGGACGCCTACTCCGCCCTGCTGCTGCAGGCCCGCGCCAACGGGGAGCTCGCACCCGGCACGGATGTGAAGCGTGTGGCGCGGTTTCTCGTCACCTTCACCCAGGGTTTGCGGGTGATGGAGAAGGCGGCGGACCGGGAGTACCTGACCGAGGCCGTGGACCAGGCGCTGAGCGTCTTCCGCAAGGGGCCGATGGGCCGGCCACGAGGGCCGGAGACTGCGCTGCCGACGTAG
- a CDS encoding cytochrome P450: MAQETDSTVWNCPFDYAEALEFDPTLRQIMTEEPVARIRLPYGEGWAWLVTRYDDVRTVTTDRRFSRHAIVGRDFPRMTPEPIVQDEAINVMDPPASSRLRSLVSKAFAPKQVERMRARTQHVVDELLDRMLEDGAPGDLMENLASPLPLTTICEVLDIPEDERAQLRGHARTMMNVSLDNKENAIRAKAEMREYFAELTARRRRDPGDDLISALATARVGDEVLDAKELTVMAMVLLITGQDTTTYEIGNLSYTLLTRPKDLAMLRENPEALPQAMEEMLRFIPFRKGVGIPRVALEDVELSGVTIRAGDIVHVSYLTANRDSRKFERPDELDLTREPTGHMTFGWGAHHCLGAPLALTEMQVALSTLLKRFPELRLAKPAEEVRWNTTAIWRYPVALPVVW, encoded by the coding sequence ATGGCACAGGAAACCGACAGCACCGTCTGGAACTGCCCATTCGATTACGCCGAGGCGCTGGAGTTCGATCCGACGCTCAGGCAAATCATGACCGAAGAACCGGTCGCACGTATTCGGCTGCCCTATGGAGAGGGCTGGGCGTGGCTGGTCACGCGGTACGACGACGTGCGAACGGTGACGACCGACCGGCGGTTCAGCCGGCACGCGATCGTCGGGCGGGACTTTCCGCGGATGACGCCGGAACCGATCGTTCAGGACGAGGCGATCAACGTCATGGACCCGCCCGCGAGCAGCCGGCTGCGGAGCCTGGTGTCCAAGGCGTTCGCCCCGAAGCAGGTCGAGCGCATGCGGGCCCGTACGCAGCACGTCGTGGACGAGTTGCTGGACCGGATGCTGGAGGACGGGGCGCCCGGCGACCTCATGGAGAACCTCGCGTCGCCGCTACCGCTCACGACCATCTGCGAGGTGCTGGACATCCCGGAGGACGAGCGCGCGCAGCTGCGCGGCCACGCCCGGACGATGATGAACGTCAGCCTCGACAACAAGGAAAACGCCATCCGCGCCAAGGCCGAGATGCGGGAGTACTTCGCAGAGCTGACCGCACGGCGCCGGCGGGACCCGGGCGACGACCTGATCAGCGCGCTGGCCACGGCCCGCGTCGGGGACGAGGTCCTGGACGCGAAGGAGTTGACCGTCATGGCGATGGTGCTCCTCATCACCGGCCAGGACACCACCACCTACGAGATCGGCAACCTCTCGTACACGCTGCTGACCCGGCCCAAGGACCTGGCGATGCTGCGCGAGAACCCCGAGGCGCTGCCACAGGCGATGGAGGAGATGCTGCGGTTCATCCCGTTCCGCAAGGGAGTCGGCATCCCACGCGTCGCGCTGGAGGACGTCGAGCTGAGCGGGGTGACGATCCGAGCCGGTGACATCGTGCACGTCTCGTATCTGACGGCCAACCGGGACAGCCGGAAGTTCGAGCGGCCGGACGAGCTGGACCTCACGCGTGAGCCCACGGGCCACATGACGTTCGGCTGGGGCGCGCACCACTGCCTGGGCGCACCTCTGGCCCTCACGGAGATGCAGGTGGCGCTCAGCACCCTGCTCAAGCGGTTCCCCGAACTGAGGCTGGCGAAGCCGGCCGAGGAAGTTCGTTGGAACACGACAGCGATCTGGCGTTACCCGGTGGCTCTGCCGGTGGTGTGGTGA
- a CDS encoding ABC transporter permease, protein MSEAPAAPQPGSVENAAAAHHLDLLLSPPRARTGWRVLPARVVAMCVVELQKLRHDRTELYTRAVQPALWLVVFGETFTRIKAIPTGGTPYIDYLAPGIIAQSAMFIAIFYGIMIIWERDAGILTKLLVTPTPRSALIAGKAFAAGVKALLQAVVVIVIAALLGVAMTWNPLRLLGVAVAVVLGSAFFSCLSISIAGIVLTRDRLMGIGQAITMPLFFASNALYPVAVMPGWLQAISKINPLSYQVDALRGLLLGTASHLALDFLVLTAAAVAGITVASSLLGRLAR, encoded by the coding sequence ATGTCCGAAGCACCCGCCGCACCGCAGCCCGGGTCGGTTGAGAACGCCGCTGCCGCCCACCACTTGGACCTGCTGCTCAGCCCACCGCGCGCCCGCACCGGCTGGCGGGTGCTGCCCGCCAGAGTCGTCGCGATGTGCGTGGTCGAGCTGCAGAAACTCCGCCATGACCGCACCGAGCTCTACACCCGCGCCGTCCAACCCGCCCTCTGGCTGGTGGTCTTCGGTGAGACCTTCACCCGTATCAAGGCCATTCCCACTGGTGGTACCCCCTATATCGACTATCTGGCGCCCGGAATCATCGCCCAGTCCGCCATGTTCATCGCGATCTTCTACGGCATCATGATCATCTGGGAGCGGGACGCCGGGATCCTCACCAAACTGCTGGTCACCCCAACCCCACGGTCCGCCCTGATCGCCGGCAAGGCGTTCGCGGCCGGCGTCAAGGCGCTGCTCCAAGCCGTGGTGGTGATCGTCATCGCCGCCCTGCTCGGTGTGGCCATGACCTGGAATCCATTGCGCCTGCTGGGCGTGGCCGTCGCCGTGGTCCTCGGCTCCGCTTTCTTCTCCTGTCTGTCGATCTCGATCGCCGGCATCGTGCTGACCCGTGACCGCCTCATGGGCATCGGCCAGGCCATCACCATGCCGCTCTTCTTCGCCTCCAACGCCCTCTACCCCGTGGCCGTGATGCCCGGCTGGCTACAGGCCATCAGCAAGATCAACCCCCTCAGCTATCAAGTCGACGCCCTCCGCGGACTGCTCCTGGGCACCGCCTCACACCTGGCCCTCGACTTCCTCGTCCTCACCGCCGCCGCGGTCGCCGGTATCACCGTCGCCTCCTCACTCCTCGGTCGACTGGCCCGCTGA
- a CDS encoding MarR family winged helix-turn-helix transcriptional regulator, whose protein sequence is MANRDFPDELADVLAGIQRLIRRRLRPGLPSPRLRGAEVELLRLVAARPGIRVSAAARELYLAGNSVSTLVNRLSRAGYLSREIDPADRRSAQLFPTQEARTRLHHWETRRSALVRQEVACLSEAERTALEAALPALRRLAHNLHQQTEGP, encoded by the coding sequence ATGGCCAATCGGGACTTCCCCGACGAGCTGGCCGACGTACTAGCCGGTATCCAGCGGCTGATTCGCCGGCGGCTCCGCCCCGGCCTGCCGTCCCCTCGCCTGCGCGGTGCGGAGGTCGAACTGCTGCGGCTGGTCGCCGCGCGGCCCGGCATCCGTGTCTCCGCCGCCGCGCGAGAGCTCTACCTGGCGGGCAACTCGGTCTCCACCCTGGTCAACCGGCTCAGCCGGGCCGGTTACCTGTCCCGGGAGATCGACCCCGCCGACCGACGTTCCGCCCAGCTCTTCCCCACTCAGGAGGCCCGGACCCGGCTGCACCACTGGGAGACGCGCCGCAGCGCCCTCGTACGCCAAGAGGTCGCATGCCTCTCGGAGGCCGAACGGACAGCCTTGGAAGCCGCCCTTCCGGCGCTGCGCCGGCTCGCCCACAACCTGCACCAGCAGACGGAGGGACCATGA
- a CDS encoding ATP-binding cassette domain-containing protein, whose protein sequence is MTSEDPGRPVPVTTPGESLHAAAAPTNGTVDPAPERAPAPGGPPASGPTPGSDALTCHALRYAFGDTRAVDGVDLAVRPGEVFGLLGPNGAGKTTAIRCITTLLPVPTGMVRVFGHDAAREQMAVRRLLGYVPQQLSADAGLTGRENVALFARVFDVPRRERAARVTQALQAVGLTDAANRLANTYSGGMIRRLELAQALVSAPRLLMLDEPTIGLDPIARTTVWEHINTVRAATGMTVLVTTHYMDEAEQYCDRVALMHRGRIRALGTPGELRSALRARRAHAARTTTTASTALTSPSPDTEPTLEDVFRDVAGTGLDEQSGGFRDVRSTRRTAARVG, encoded by the coding sequence ATGACCAGCGAAGACCCAGGCCGACCGGTACCGGTGACCACCCCCGGTGAGTCCCTGCATGCCGCTGCCGCACCGACCAACGGCACGGTGGACCCGGCACCGGAGCGAGCCCCTGCACCGGGCGGCCCGCCGGCTTCCGGCCCGACTCCAGGGTCTGATGCCCTCACCTGCCATGCCCTTCGCTACGCCTTCGGCGACACCCGGGCGGTCGACGGAGTGGACCTGGCCGTCCGCCCCGGCGAGGTCTTCGGCCTGCTCGGGCCCAACGGCGCGGGCAAGACCACCGCCATCCGCTGCATCACCACCCTCCTGCCCGTCCCCACGGGCATGGTCCGAGTCTTCGGCCATGACGCTGCGCGAGAACAGATGGCCGTCCGGCGACTCCTCGGCTATGTGCCGCAGCAACTGTCCGCCGACGCCGGCCTGACCGGCCGGGAGAACGTCGCGCTCTTCGCCAGGGTCTTCGACGTCCCCCGCCGCGAGCGCGCCGCCCGCGTCACCCAGGCACTGCAGGCCGTCGGCCTCACGGATGCCGCCAACCGACTCGCCAACACGTACTCCGGCGGCATGATCCGCCGCCTCGAACTCGCCCAGGCCCTGGTCAGCGCGCCCCGCCTGCTGATGCTCGACGAACCGACCATCGGCCTCGACCCGATTGCCCGCACCACGGTCTGGGAGCACATCAACACCGTCCGCGCCGCCACCGGCATGACCGTCCTCGTCACCACCCACTACATGGACGAGGCGGAGCAGTACTGCGACCGCGTCGCCCTGATGCACCGCGGCCGGATACGCGCGCTCGGTACGCCCGGCGAACTTCGCTCGGCCCTGCGCGCCCGTCGCGCACACGCCGCGCGCACCACGACGACCGCGTCCACGGCCCTCACTTCTCCGTCGCCCGACACGGAGCCGACGCTGGAGGACGTCTTCCGGGACGTCGCCGGCACCGGCCTCGACGAGCAGTCAGGAGGCTTCCGCGATGTCCGAAGCACCCGCCGCACCGCAGCCCGGGTCGGTTGA